From one Coffea eugenioides isolate CCC68of chromosome 11, Ceug_1.0, whole genome shotgun sequence genomic stretch:
- the LOC113752491 gene encoding probable LRR receptor-like serine/threonine-protein kinase At3g47570 → MCRIESAANGQFCCSAIWKNDFSEDSLSKELSFIISLSNCKHLTRLWIDENPLNGFLPKSIGNLSSSLESISARNCGIISEIPSSIGNLSNWVRLSFATNSLTGVIPTTIKWLLKLQMIDLSDNQIQGTIPSELCYLLNLGGLRLGQNMLSGMVPSCLGNVTTLRYVYLNSNNLRSIMPTSFWSLRDILALDMSGNYLTGSLPAEIENFKVLVYLNLSNNQYLGGIPSTIGALQDLQELCLEHNKLQGLIPDSMKNMLQLRHLDLSFNNLEGEIPNSLQVLSNLRYFNVSYNRLKGPIPHGGPFANFTNLSFLSNEALCGAPWLQPCTSTFEHESKTKRIVMIVLLASGSVILALVISIFLVRLKLRKKTLAPTQNLLPMATFERASFYELRQITNGFSESNLLGSGSFGSVYKGNRENGMVWAIKVFDLQLEGFGARLHAQWKP, encoded by the exons ATGTGCCGCATTGAAAGTGCCGCAAATGGCCAATTCTGTTGTAGTGCTATAtggaaaaatgatttttctgaGGACTCGCTATCCAAAGAGTTGAGCTTCATCATATCCCTGTCAAACTGCAAACATTTAACAAGGTTGTGGATAGATGAGAATCCTCTGAATGGCTTCCTCCCAAAGTCTATTGGAAATCTTTCTAGCTCACTCGAATCCATTTCTGCCAGAAATTGTGGAATCATAAGTGAAATTCCAAGTTCGATTGGTAATTTGAGCAACTGGGTACGGCTGAGCTTTGCAACCAATAGTTTGACGGGAGTAATTCCGACTACGATCAAATGGTTGTTAAAGCTTCAGATGATAGATCTAAGCGACAATCAGATACAAGGTACTATTCCAAGTGAGCTTTGTTATTTGTTGAACTTAGGAGGATTAAGACTTGGACAAAATATGCTCTCTGGTATGGTGCCTTCTTGTTTAGGAAACGTTACAACACTCAGATATGTTTATCTCAATTCCAACAATTTAAGATCTATCATGCCAACAAGCTTTTGGAGCCTTAGAGATATTTTGGCGCTGGACATGTCAGGAAATTATTTGACAGGTTCTTTGCCTGctgaaattgaaaacttcaagGTATTAGTCTATTTGaacctttcaaataatcaataCTTGGGTGGGATACCCAGCACTATTGGAGCACTACAGGATTTGCAAGAACTCTGCTTGGAACATAACAAACTACAAGGATTGATACCAGATTCCATGAAGAATATGTTGCAGTTACGGCATTTGGATCTATCTTTTAACAATCTGGAAGGTGAAATTCCCAACTCATTACAAGTACTATCAAATCTCCGATACTTTAATGTGTCTTACAACAGATTGAAAGGACCGATTCCTCATGGAGGACCATTCGCAAATTTCACGAACCTATCTTTTCTCTCAAATGAAGCATTGTGCGGCGCTCCTTGGCTCCAACCTTGCACAAGTACATTTGAGCATGAATCAAAGACAAAAAGGATAGTCATGATTGTTCTGTTGGCATCAGGTTCAGTCATATTAGCCTTGgtgatttcaatttttttggtgCGGTTAAAGTTGAGAAAGAAAACTCTAGCTCCGACTCAGAACTTGCTTCCCATGGCGACATTTGAAAGGGCATCCTTCTATGAACTTAGACAAATAACAAATGGATTCAGCGAGAGTAACTTACTTGGCTCGGGGAGCTTTGGTTCAGTTTACAAGGGAAATCGCGAAAATGGGATGGTTTGGGCCATCAAGGTATTCGATTTGCAGCTAGAAG GCTTTGGTGCTCGATTACATGCCCAATGGAAGCCTTGA
- the LOC113752492 gene encoding uncharacterized protein LOC113752492 has translation MTILLELLKEVFPENELFPSSYHDAWKIVKHLGLSYHKIHACPNDWLINWKETEHETFYRKCGTPRYKQIIKQSDDSSEQVNKVPAKLVRYFPLKPRLQRLFMSSKTASLMRWHEEERIKDGKLRHPADSLAWKHFNDRHPSFASDPHNVRVGLAADGFNPFKAMNNKYNTWLVILVPYNLPSWMCMKQTSFMLCLLIDGPKAPGNDIHIYLQSVIDELNEFWDPGVLTYDAASKQMFYLRTALLWTINDFSAYGNLSGWSTKGKYACPCCNKDVRSQWLMHSKKHCYLGHHRFLAIDHPYRLNRAQFDGTIEKHSRPVRLYGFEILEQLRDFRNEFGKDQPVFSAKKRKRRNKDNNDSKESPICRYNWKRLNIFFRLSYWVDNLLSHNLDIMHIEKNFLENLLWILLGMGKTNDDINARYDQKEIGIRKALHPQSKCDKVFLPPACFTMSKDEKEIFCNVLKTVKVPNGYASNISRCVNIKE, from the coding sequence ATGACAATATTACTGgagcttctcaaggaagtttTTCCTGAGAATGAATTATTTCCAAGCTCTTATCATGATGCTTGGAAGATTGTTAAACACTTGGGTCTTAGCTACCATAAAATTCATGCATGCCCCAACGATTGGTTGATTAATTGGAAGGAGACAGAACATGAAACCTTTTACAGAAAGTGTGGAACTCCTAGGTATAAGCAAATTATAAAACAATCTGATGATTCAAGTGAACAAGTTAACAAAGTTCCAGCAAAGCTTGTTCGctattttcctttgaaaccacGTCTCCAAAGGCTGTTCATGTCCTCAAAGACTGCTTCATTAATGAGATGGCATGAAGAGGAGCGCATCAAGGATGGAAAATTGAGGCATCCGGCAGACTCTTTAGCTTGGAAGCATTTTAATGACCGGCACCCAAGCTTTGCTAGTGATCCTCACAATGTTCGTGTTGGACTTGCAGCAGATGGATTTAACCCATTCAAAGCGATGAACAATAAATACAACACCTGGCTAGTGATTTTAGTGCCATATAATTTACCCTCATGGATGTGCATGAAGCAAACATCATTTATGTTGTGTTTGCTAATTGATGGGCCTAAAGCTCCAGGTAATGATATTCACATATATCTTCAATCAGTAATTGATGAATTGAATGAGTTTTGGGATCCAGGGGTGCTTACTTATGATGCAGCTAGTAAGCAAATGTTTTACTTACGTACTGCACTACTTTGGACTATCAATGATTTTTCAGCTTATGGAAATCTATCTGGTTGGAGTACCAAAGGGAAGTATGCATGCCCTTGTTGTAATAAAGATGTTCGAAGTCAATGGTTGATGCATAGCAAAAAACATTGCTATTTGGGTCATCATCGATTTCTAGCTATTGATCATCCTTATCGTTTAAATCGAGCACAGTTTGATGGGACAATTGAGAAACATTCTAGACCTGTTCGATTATATGGGTTTGAGATTTTAGAACAACTAAGAGATTTTAGAAATGAATTTGGAAAGGATCAACCAGTTTTCTcagctaagaaaagaaaaaggaggaaTAAAGATAATAATGACTCTAAAGAAAGTCCCATATGTAGGTATAATTGGAAAAGATTGAATATATTCTTTCGTTTATCGTATTGGGTGGATAATTTGCTTTCACATAATCTGGATATAATGCATATTGagaagaatttcttggagaatcTCTTGTGGATATTGTTGGGGATGGGCAAGACAAATGATGACATTAATGCTCGATATGATCAAAAAGAAATAGGGATAAGAAAGGCACTTCACCCACAATCTAAGTGTGACAAAGTGTTTCTTCCACCTGCATGCTTCACAATGAGcaaagatgaaaaagaaattttttgtaATGTACTAAAAACTGTCAAGGTCCCTAATGGTTATGCATCAAACATTTCGAGGTGTGTGAATATTAAAGAATGA